A part of Acidobacteriota bacterium genomic DNA contains:
- a CDS encoding HAMP domain-containing sensor histidine kinase, giving the protein MRSDRRTRQRLGIDGERVWPRLLAAVLLALLLIALMALQYRWIQRLAEAERVQLASGLEAVAERFVEASGRDLVQLYLAFQVDGGNCHRAASEKLRSWRLGASDAALVRAAYCLRPTPDGWSSRALDGSPLAGQLAPEIALELGFEPAASFPIGESFHPGIPALVVPAVPVVDAIPGGEGAANSSVVGGDFVVLLLDEVAVHQRWLPALFAAAAGGEAYEYRLRRRRGAVVAHGSPWVPTQRPPDFSTAVFSLSRSLSDRPDASPAAGSKVTRRALVVRGEGPSPWVLDLWLRRGPVEQLVASTLNRNLFLAAFILGLLAVSVVLMWRTTRRSRELARRQLDFVAGVSHELRTPLAVITSAGQNLRDGLIDDPEQGRRYGQAILREGRRLERFVEQVLSYAGALASERRYSPVPTDARALLRRSLEVCAVLDHAIVDAVENPMVLVDPDAVGAALEGLIDNAVKYGRGDNWLRVVQSRLGDRLKVVLEDRGPGLRRDEIGGLFEPFVRGSGARQQGVRGSGLGLGLARQAIVGQGGSLALRAAVPQGLVCEILLPLAAEEAQ; this is encoded by the coding sequence GTGAGGAGCGATCGCAGAACCCGCCAGCGCCTTGGCATCGATGGCGAGAGGGTCTGGCCGCGGCTCTTGGCGGCGGTTCTCCTGGCTCTCCTGCTGATCGCCTTGATGGCCCTCCAGTACCGCTGGATTCAGCGCCTCGCGGAGGCCGAAAGGGTGCAGCTGGCAAGCGGTCTGGAGGCGGTCGCGGAGCGCTTCGTAGAGGCCTCAGGGCGTGACCTCGTGCAGCTCTACCTGGCCTTTCAGGTCGATGGCGGGAACTGTCATCGCGCCGCTTCGGAGAAGCTTCGGAGCTGGCGCCTCGGTGCTTCCGATGCCGCTCTGGTGCGGGCTGCCTACTGCTTGCGGCCAACGCCGGATGGTTGGTCCAGTCGGGCCCTCGATGGCTCGCCGCTGGCTGGCCAGCTCGCGCCGGAGATCGCTCTCGAGCTCGGCTTCGAGCCGGCGGCATCGTTCCCGATCGGCGAGTCCTTTCATCCCGGGATCCCGGCCCTGGTGGTGCCGGCGGTGCCAGTGGTGGATGCAATCCCCGGCGGCGAAGGGGCAGCTAATTCTTCCGTCGTCGGCGGGGACTTCGTCGTCTTGCTGCTCGACGAAGTGGCGGTTCACCAGCGCTGGCTGCCCGCTCTCTTTGCCGCCGCCGCCGGCGGCGAGGCCTATGAGTACCGCCTTCGGCGGCGGCGAGGAGCCGTAGTGGCTCACGGCTCGCCGTGGGTGCCGACGCAGCGGCCACCGGACTTTTCGACCGCGGTGTTCTCGCTGTCGCGATCTTTGTCGGATCGCCCCGATGCCTCTCCCGCGGCCGGCTCGAAGGTAACCCGGCGCGCTCTGGTCGTGCGGGGCGAGGGTCCTTCGCCCTGGGTGCTCGATCTATGGCTGCGGCGCGGTCCCGTCGAGCAGCTGGTGGCCTCGACCCTGAATCGCAATCTGTTCCTGGCCGCCTTCATCCTGGGTCTACTGGCGGTCAGCGTCGTATTGATGTGGCGCACCACCCGTCGCTCCCGCGAGCTGGCGCGGCGACAGCTCGATTTCGTCGCCGGGGTGTCCCACGAGCTGCGCACTCCGCTGGCGGTGATCACTTCGGCGGGACAGAACCTGCGCGATGGGCTGATCGATGATCCGGAGCAAGGCCGCCGCTACGGGCAGGCGATCTTGCGCGAGGGTCGTCGCCTCGAGCGCTTCGTGGAGCAGGTCCTCTCCTATGCCGGTGCGTTGGCCTCGGAGCGGCGCTACTCGCCGGTGCCGACCGATGCCCGGGCCTTGCTGCGGCGCAGTCTCGAGGTCTGTGCCGTTCTCGATCACGCGATCGTCGACGCGGTGGAGAACCCGATGGTGTTGGTCGACCCGGATGCCGTCGGGGCGGCCCTCGAAGGCTTGATCGACAACGCCGTCAAGTACGGTCGGGGCGACAACTGGCTCAGAGTGGTGCAATCTCGTTTGGGGGATCGGTTGAAAGTCGTGCTCGAGGATCGCGGACCAGGGCTTCGGCGGGACGAGATCGGCGGTCTTTTCGAGCCCTTCGTCCGGGGCTCCGGTGCCCGCCAGCAGGGGGTGCGTGGCAGTGGCCTGGGATTGGGCCTGGCGCGGCAAGCGATCGTCGGCCAGGGAGGGAGCCTCGCGCTGCGTGCGGCGGTGCCTCAGGGATTGGTCTGCGAGATCCTGTTGCCCCTGGCCGCCGAGGAGGCGCAATGA
- a CDS encoding S41 family peptidase, whose amino-acid sequence MKSISWTIVAGLVALLWTAIATAEGVPKITAEERQAVVSTLVHSLQHRYVLAEKGAAIAQEIARRSEDGEFSTSDDPQTLARTLSKTLWQVSQDLHLRVFYDGPVAARQPADSSGANQETPRPYEAHLRPDGLGVLEVRKLTGPRQDLAAAMDEVAEAEALIIDLRTCPGGEMGMPAVLASYLFDEPALLLYYESRDGERDPIYTERLPEGSPSFDGKPIYVAISSRTGSGCEEMAFDLKHHDKAILVGEKTAGAGLGSRTGTTDLGHGFEAFIPDTKPVHPHFEGGFEGVGVAPDIATPASQAITTARLSALSALLSSPRDGAARENLRGLFLEAALEREQAQRQRVRTARSFAPYLGKYEGEREIQLTAGRLYYQAGDGLYRSELSATKEGDFSLAGTRSQRLRFERNEQGRVIGLKISEPGGTKWRDLVPKL is encoded by the coding sequence ATGAAGAGCATCTCCTGGACAATCGTCGCCGGCCTGGTCGCCCTCCTGTGGACCGCCATCGCTACGGCCGAGGGCGTCCCGAAGATCACCGCCGAAGAACGCCAAGCGGTGGTTTCAACCCTCGTCCACTCGCTCCAACACCGCTATGTTCTGGCAGAGAAGGGGGCCGCCATCGCCCAAGAGATCGCGCGCCGCTCGGAAGACGGAGAGTTCTCGACCTCCGACGACCCGCAGACCTTGGCTCGCACCCTGTCGAAAACCCTGTGGCAGGTCAGCCAAGATCTTCACCTACGGGTGTTCTATGACGGCCCGGTGGCGGCGCGCCAGCCAGCGGACAGCTCGGGAGCCAACCAAGAAACCCCGCGCCCCTACGAGGCACATCTTCGGCCGGACGGCCTCGGCGTGCTCGAAGTTCGCAAGCTCACCGGGCCGCGCCAAGATCTCGCCGCCGCGATGGACGAGGTCGCCGAGGCCGAAGCCCTGATCATCGACCTGCGGACTTGCCCCGGAGGCGAGATGGGCATGCCCGCGGTTCTCGCCTCCTACCTCTTCGACGAACCCGCGCTGTTGCTCTACTACGAGTCCCGCGACGGCGAACGCGACCCGATCTACACGGAACGGCTGCCGGAAGGAAGCCCGAGCTTCGACGGCAAGCCGATCTATGTCGCCATCTCGTCGCGCACCGGCTCCGGCTGCGAAGAGATGGCCTTCGATCTGAAGCACCACGACAAGGCGATCTTGGTGGGAGAGAAGACCGCCGGCGCCGGTCTCGGCTCGCGCACCGGAACCACCGATCTGGGCCATGGCTTCGAGGCCTTCATTCCCGACACCAAACCCGTCCACCCGCACTTCGAGGGTGGCTTCGAAGGCGTCGGCGTCGCACCAGACATCGCCACGCCGGCGTCGCAGGCGATCACCACCGCACGCCTCTCGGCGCTCAGCGCCTTGCTCTCGAGCCCGCGCGATGGCGCCGCGCGCGAGAACCTCCGGGGGCTGTTCCTGGAAGCGGCCCTCGAAAGGGAGCAAGCCCAACGCCAACGGGTCCGGACGGCGCGCTCCTTCGCGCCCTACCTCGGCAAGTACGAAGGCGAGCGAGAAATCCAGCTCACGGCCGGACGCCTCTACTACCAGGCCGGCGATGGGCTCTACCGCAGCGAGCTCAGCGCCACCAAGGAAGGGGACTTTTCCCTCGCCGGTACCCGCAGTCAGCGGCTCCGCTTCGAGCGCAACGAGCAGGGCCGGGTCATCGGCCTGAAGATCTCAGAGCCCGGTGGCACCAAGTGGCGAGACCTGGTGCCGAAGCTCTGA